From the genome of uncultured Bacteroides sp., one region includes:
- a CDS encoding efflux RND transporter periplasmic adaptor subunit, with protein sequence MSKYNFLSRFFLLAFITALVSCNGNKKANEESKETEVIPEDIVEMRSDQIKLADIQLGKIEMRSLSGTTKVNGLISVAPQNLATVCAPMGGYVKKTSLIPGSSVHKGQVLAVIENPEFIDIQQNYLEARNKYRFAEAEYKRHSELYKNDVSSQKNMQQITTDYKNLKVEVNALKQKLTLIGINPAKLTENNICRSAVITSPITGYVKTVNVNIGKYVTPADIMFEVVNSDKLFLELTLFDKDAAQVDKGQKIRFFINNETEQHEALVYQTGKSVNEDKTYKVYANVLGKCKNVLPGMYVNAVIETSGHSVASVPSDAVVSFDDKDYIFVFDKNKQEGGKPFTEYRMIEVRKGVTDSGYTEIILPEKFNINAAKVVVNGAYNLLSAKKNAGEMSC encoded by the coding sequence ATGTCAAAATATAATTTTTTATCGCGATTCTTCCTATTAGCTTTTATAACAGCATTAGTATCATGTAACGGTAATAAGAAGGCAAACGAAGAAAGTAAAGAAACTGAAGTAATTCCTGAAGATATCGTGGAAATGCGTTCCGATCAGATTAAACTTGCAGATATTCAACTTGGGAAAATAGAAATGCGTTCTCTTAGTGGCACAACAAAAGTTAATGGTTTGATTTCCGTTGCTCCCCAGAATCTTGCAACTGTGTGTGCACCAATGGGAGGCTATGTAAAGAAGACTTCTTTAATTCCCGGAAGTTCAGTTCATAAGGGGCAGGTACTTGCTGTTATTGAAAATCCGGAATTTATTGATATTCAACAGAATTATCTTGAAGCCAGAAATAAATATAGATTTGCCGAAGCAGAGTATAAGCGTCATTCTGAACTGTATAAGAACGATGTATCCTCTCAGAAAAACATGCAACAGATCACTACTGATTATAAAAATCTTAAAGTAGAGGTAAATGCATTGAAACAGAAACTGACTCTTATTGGCATTAATCCGGCCAAGCTTACTGAAAACAATATTTGTCGTTCGGCTGTGATAACATCTCCTATAACCGGATACGTAAAGACGGTGAATGTAAATATTGGGAAATATGTTACCCCGGCGGATATTATGTTTGAAGTGGTAAATAGTGATAAGCTGTTTCTTGAACTGACTTTATTTGATAAGGATGCAGCCCAGGTGGATAAAGGACAGAAAATACGCTTCTTCATTAATAATGAAACAGAGCAGCACGAAGCCCTCGTATATCAGACAGGTAAATCTGTTAATGAAGATAAGACTTATAAAGTGTATGCCAATGTTCTTGGAAAATGCAAAAATGTGCTACCCGGAATGTATGTGAATGCAGTTATTGAAACATCAGGTCATAGCGTTGCTTCTGTACCTTCGGATGCTGTGGTTAGCTTTGATGATAAAGATTATATTTTTGTGTTCGACAAGAATAAGCAGGAGGGAGGTAAACCTTTTACCGAATATCGTATGATTGAAGTACGCAAGGGTGTTACAGATAGTGGTTATACAGAAATTATCTTGCCGGAGAAGTTTAATATTAACGCAGCAAAGGTGGTTGTTAATGGGGCATATAATCTGCTTTCTGCCAAGAAAAATGCAGGAGAAATGAGCTGCTAA
- the metA gene encoding homoserine O-succinyltransferase: MPLNLPDKLPAIELLKEENIFVIDNSRASQQDIRPLKIVILNLMPLKITTETDLIRLLSNTPLQLEILFMKLKSHTSKNTPIEHMMTFYEDFEVMKKEKYDGMIITGAPVEQMDYQNVTYWDEITEIFDWARTHVTSTLYICWAAQAGLYHYYGVPKYSLDKKKFGVFAHTPNDLLNPIFRGFDDVFYVPHSRHTEIRREDILKVPELEILSESDGAGVYLVMGRNGREFFVTGHSEYSPNTLDEEYKRDLDKGLDIEMPCNYYRDNNPENEPLVRWRGHANLLFSNWLNYFVYQETPFNIDDIK, from the coding sequence ATGCCGTTAAATTTACCTGATAAATTACCTGCTATTGAGTTGCTGAAGGAAGAGAATATCTTTGTTATTGATAATTCACGCGCCAGTCAGCAGGATATTCGTCCGCTGAAGATTGTGATTCTCAATCTGATGCCGCTGAAAATTACTACAGAAACTGATTTGATCCGCCTGTTGTCAAACACGCCTCTCCAATTGGAAATCTTGTTCATGAAGCTGAAAAGCCATACTTCAAAGAATACTCCTATTGAGCACATGATGACATTTTATGAAGACTTTGAAGTAATGAAAAAAGAGAAGTATGATGGTATGATTATCACCGGTGCTCCGGTAGAGCAGATGGATTATCAGAATGTTACTTACTGGGACGAGATAACGGAAATCTTTGATTGGGCCAGAACTCACGTTACATCTACACTTTATATTTGCTGGGCTGCACAAGCCGGGCTATATCACTATTACGGTGTGCCTAAATATTCTTTGGATAAAAAGAAGTTTGGTGTATTTGCCCACACACCCAATGATTTACTTAATCCCATATTCCGTGGCTTTGATGATGTGTTTTATGTACCTCACAGCCGCCATACGGAAATAAGAAGAGAAGATATCCTGAAAGTACCGGAACTTGAGATTCTTTCAGAGTCCGATGGCGCAGGAGTCTACCTGGTAATGGGAAGAAACGGAAGGGAATTCTTTGTAACCGGTCATTCCGAATATTCTCCTAATACACTTGATGAGGAGTATAAACGTGATCTTGATAAAGGACTCGATATAGAAATGCCGTGTAATTACTATCGCGATAATAATCCTGAAAATGAGCCGTTGGTTCGTTGGCGTGGTCATGCCAATTTATTGTTTTCTAACTGGTTGAATTATTTTGTTTATCAGGAAACTCCGTTTAATATTGACGATATCAAATGA